In Hyphomicrobiales bacterium, a single window of DNA contains:
- the rpsF gene encoding 30S ribosomal protein S6 yields MGLYEHVFLVRQDATPAQVEALVEQYKGIINAGGGKVEKVESWGVKSLTYRIKKNRKAHFTLMNIASPAPAVKEMERQMSISEDVIRFMTVAVEELEAGPSAQMRRREDRRREDGEETEEFN; encoded by the coding sequence ATGGGTCTCTACGAACATGTGTTCCTGGTTCGCCAGGACGCGACACCTGCGCAGGTCGAAGCGCTGGTGGAGCAGTATAAGGGCATCATCAATGCCGGTGGTGGCAAGGTCGAGAAGGTGGAAAGCTGGGGCGTGAAGTCCCTCACCTACCGCATCAAGAAAAACCGCAAGGCCCACTTCACGCTGATGAACATCGCTTCTCCGGCTCCGGCCGTGAAGGAAATGGAACGCCAGATGTCCATCTCCGAAGACGTGATCCGCTTCATGACCGTGGCTGTGGAAGAACTGGAAGCGGGTCCGTCCGCCCAGATGCGCCGCCGCGAAGACCGCCGCCGTGAAGATGGCGAAGAGACAGAGGAGTTCAACTGA
- a CDS encoding 30S ribosomal protein S18 encodes MAEPQARRPFFRRRKSCPFTGVNAPKIDYKDVRLLQRYISERGKIVPARISAVSTKKQRELARAIKRARFLGLLPYVIG; translated from the coding sequence ATGGCCGAGCCGCAAGCCCGCCGCCCGTTCTTCCGCCGCCGGAAGTCGTGCCCCTTCACTGGCGTCAACGCGCCCAAGATCGACTACAAGGACGTGCGTCTCCTGCAGCGCTACATTTCCGAGCGCGGCAAGATCGTACCGGCCCGTATCTCGGCCGTATCCACCAAGAAGCAGCGTGAGCTGGCCCGCGCCATCAAGCGCGCCCGCTTCCTCGGCCTCTTGCCGTATGTGATCGGCTAA
- the rplI gene encoding 50S ribosomal protein L9: MEVILLERVSKLGHMGEVVKVKEGYARNFLLPRGKALRANDANKAKFESRRAELEARNVEARGKSEVDAKKLDGKAFVIIRQAGESGHLYGSVSPRDIADAAAAATGIAVHRNHVELVHPIKTIGLHTVEVSLHPEVTVKVTVNVARSEDEAAAQARGEVLTGNAADRDEVRAAAAALFEEAEAERVAEEAKG; encoded by the coding sequence ATGGAAGTCATTCTCCTCGAACGCGTTTCCAAGCTTGGCCACATGGGCGAAGTCGTGAAGGTGAAGGAAGGTTACGCCCGTAACTTCCTGCTGCCCCGCGGCAAGGCGCTCCGCGCCAACGACGCCAACAAGGCCAAGTTCGAATCCCGCCGTGCGGAACTCGAAGCCCGCAACGTGGAAGCCCGTGGCAAGTCGGAAGTCGACGCCAAGAAGCTCGACGGCAAGGCCTTCGTGATCATCCGCCAGGCTGGCGAGTCGGGCCACCTCTATGGCTCCGTCTCCCCGCGCGACATCGCTGATGCCGCCGCTGCGGCGACCGGCATTGCCGTGCACCGCAACCACGTCGAACTGGTGCACCCGATCAAGACGATCGGCCTGCACACGGTTGAGGTGTCGCTGCATCCGGAAGTGACCGTGAAGGTGACCGTCAACGTCGCCCGCTCGGAAGACGAAGCCGCCGCCCAGGCGCGCGGTGAAGTGCTCACCGGCAACGCCGCCGACCGCGATGAAGTCCGCGCCGCCGCCGCCGCCCTCTTCGAGGAAGCGGAAGCCGAACGCGTCGCCGAAGAAGCCAAGGGCTGA
- a CDS encoding HutD family protein, which translates to MNGILPGMHIIRRAAFTTVPWKNGGGITHEVAKVEGNGRLLWRLSLAEVASDGPFSLFAGLARILTVIDGPGMDLLSAGGEVAHAVPPLRPVAFSGDEPLFGKLRDGPCLDFNLIYDPQQCRAVVEVMSAGTLMAPSTDAVRKGLLCLAGSVRCGEHTMGRHDFAFVGAGDAVEVLPSSQALVVTLMPV; encoded by the coding sequence GTGAATGGTATCCTCCCCGGCATGCATATCATCCGCCGCGCCGCCTTCACGACTGTCCCCTGGAAGAATGGCGGTGGGATCACGCATGAGGTGGCCAAGGTAGAGGGCAATGGGCGTCTGCTGTGGCGGCTCAGCCTTGCCGAGGTGGCAAGCGATGGGCCGTTTTCGCTGTTCGCTGGCCTTGCGCGCATTCTCACGGTGATCGACGGGCCGGGCATGGACCTGTTGTCAGCCGGAGGTGAGGTGGCCCATGCCGTGCCGCCGTTGCGGCCCGTTGCCTTTTCCGGTGATGAGCCCCTGTTCGGAAAACTGCGTGACGGTCCGTGCCTCGACTTCAACCTGATCTACGACCCGCAGCAGTGCCGCGCGGTTGTGGAGGTGATGTCCGCCGGCACGTTGATGGCGCCCAGCACCGATGCGGTGCGCAAAGGCCTGCTCTGTCTCGCGGGGAGCGTGCGGTGCGGGGAGCACACGATGGGCCGCCATGATTTTGCATTTGTGGGTGCGGGGGATGCGGTCGAAGTGCTGCCAAGTTCGCAGGCACTTGTCGTCACGCTTATGCCGGTGTGA
- the rpoH gene encoding RNA polymerase sigma factor RpoH, with translation MAKSASLPVIASGEGSLSRYLQEIRQFPMLAPEEEYMLGKRYKEHGDRDAAHKLITSHLRLVAKIAMGYRGYGLPIGEVISEGNIGLMQAVKKFEPDKGFKLATYAMWWIKASIQEFILRSWSLVKMGTTANQKKLFFNLRKIKGQIQALEEGDLKPEQVKYIAHRLGVNESDVVSMNRRLSGDTSLNAPLRSDGEGDGEWQDWLVDDSESQETVLVRNEESGMRNAYLKEALSKLTDRERRVIEARKLQDDPATLDDLSQEFGVSRERIRQIEVRAFEKLQKAVKNAAQKALAPKAAALAAPL, from the coding sequence ATGGCCAAATCCGCATCACTTCCCGTGATTGCCTCCGGCGAGGGCAGCCTCAGCCGCTACCTTCAGGAGATCCGCCAGTTTCCAATGCTGGCGCCTGAAGAAGAATACATGCTGGGCAAGCGCTACAAGGAACACGGCGACCGCGACGCCGCGCACAAACTCATCACCAGCCATCTCCGCCTCGTCGCCAAGATCGCGATGGGCTACCGGGGTTATGGCCTGCCCATCGGCGAAGTGATCTCCGAAGGCAACATCGGCCTCATGCAGGCGGTGAAGAAGTTTGAACCCGACAAGGGCTTCAAGCTCGCCACCTATGCGATGTGGTGGATCAAGGCCTCGATCCAGGAGTTCATCCTGCGCTCGTGGTCGCTGGTGAAGATGGGCACCACCGCCAACCAGAAAAAGCTGTTCTTCAACCTGCGCAAGATCAAGGGCCAGATCCAGGCACTCGAGGAAGGCGATCTCAAGCCTGAGCAGGTGAAATACATCGCGCATCGCCTTGGCGTGAATGAATCGGATGTCGTCTCCATGAACCGCCGCCTGTCGGGGGATACGTCGCTCAATGCGCCGTTGCGTTCCGATGGCGAAGGGGATGGAGAATGGCAGGACTGGCTGGTCGATGACTCGGAAAGCCAGGAAACCGTGCTCGTGCGCAACGAAGAGAGCGGCATGCGCAATGCCTATCTCAAGGAAGCGCTGTCGAAGCTCACCGACCGTGAACGCCGCGTCATCGAGGCGCGCAAGCTGCAGGACGATCCGGCAACGCTGGACGACCTCAGCCAGGAGTTCGGTGTGTCGCGCGAACGCATCCGCCAGATCGAAGTCCGGGCGTTTGAAAAGCTGCAGAAGGCCGTGAAGAACGCGGCCCAGAAGGCCCTGGCCCCGAAGGCTGCGGCTCTCGCAGCGCCCCTGTAA
- a CDS encoding RluA family pseudouridine synthase: protein MHGEVTELSPGGSADVLTATVEQPDRLDRVLAGVFPGHSRARFQKLIAEGAVTVDGAVISDAALKLRVGQVVQVKVPPPVAAEPAAEDIALDVAFEDKHVIVINKPVGLVVHPAPGHDGGTLVNALLAHCGSTLSGIGGVKRPGIVHRLDKDTSGLLIVAKSDAAHHSLSEQFAAHGRDGRLQREYLAFVWGVPERPAGTIVTGIGRHPTNRQKQAVSKRPDAREAITHYEVLERYGTAASLLRCRLETGRTHQIRVHMAHIGHPLLGDGVYGGSHKTARARLTPAAQEALNALIGQALHAAVLGFEHPVSGKPLRFEAPLPTALSHLQQELRLQSGVRNGT, encoded by the coding sequence TTGCACGGCGAAGTGACGGAATTGTCTCCGGGCGGATCGGCAGACGTGCTCACGGCCACCGTGGAGCAGCCGGACCGGCTTGACCGCGTACTTGCCGGCGTCTTCCCCGGCCACAGCCGTGCGCGGTTCCAGAAGCTCATCGCGGAGGGTGCCGTCACTGTCGATGGAGCTGTAATTTCGGATGCGGCTCTGAAGTTGCGCGTGGGCCAGGTGGTGCAGGTGAAGGTTCCGCCGCCCGTTGCGGCCGAGCCTGCGGCCGAAGACATCGCCCTTGATGTGGCGTTCGAGGACAAGCACGTCATCGTCATCAACAAGCCGGTGGGGCTGGTGGTGCACCCTGCCCCCGGCCACGACGGCGGCACGCTGGTCAACGCGCTGCTGGCTCACTGCGGCAGCACGCTCTCCGGTATTGGCGGGGTGAAGCGACCGGGCATCGTGCACCGTCTGGACAAGGATACCTCTGGCCTCCTCATCGTCGCGAAGTCGGATGCCGCGCATCACTCCCTCTCGGAACAGTTCGCCGCCCATGGCCGGGACGGGCGATTGCAGCGGGAATATCTGGCCTTCGTCTGGGGCGTGCCGGAGCGGCCGGCGGGCACCATCGTCACCGGCATTGGCCGCCACCCGACGAACCGGCAGAAGCAGGCGGTCAGCAAGCGGCCGGATGCCCGGGAGGCGATCACCCACTACGAGGTGCTGGAACGCTATGGCACGGCCGCCAGCCTCCTCCGTTGCCGGCTGGAAACGGGGCGGACCCACCAGATCCGTGTGCACATGGCGCATATCGGCCATCCGTTGCTGGGGGATGGGGTCTATGGCGGGAGCCACAAGACGGCCCGGGCGAGACTTACGCCCGCTGCGCAGGAAGCCCTCAACGCCTTGATCGGACAGGCTTTACATGCCGCAGTGCTGGGTTTCGAGCACCCGGTTTCGGGCAAGCCGCTACGCTTCGAGGCGCCCCTCCCTACGGCCCTGTCACATTTACAACAGGAACTGCGGCTGCAATCCGGCGTTAGAAACGGTACGTAG
- a CDS encoding DUF2306 domain-containing protein, whose translation MTVEKHEILRDAAAKQGWRWAAGAAAMPLAVFAIYTALRAISESWNNDAFPDALAVKLELLPLVFPVHMVTGGLALLLVPATLLLRGTRWHSWMGRLTALDVVVAGVTAIPVALEAPVTPVSAAGFATQGLVWMALCAAGIWQIRRGNTDAHRRAMLLMAAVTSGAMFFRICLALWAIFGWRAGFKTFYACDAWVAWGLPLLVMLWLTRPSTGRRSPAISTARAQ comes from the coding sequence ATGACGGTCGAGAAACATGAAATCCTCCGTGACGCCGCGGCGAAACAGGGATGGCGCTGGGCGGCGGGTGCCGCTGCCATGCCCCTGGCGGTCTTCGCCATCTATACGGCACTCCGGGCCATTTCGGAAAGCTGGAACAACGACGCCTTTCCCGATGCGCTGGCGGTGAAGCTGGAGCTGCTGCCGCTTGTCTTTCCCGTGCACATGGTCACGGGCGGACTTGCCCTGTTGCTGGTACCTGCCACCCTGCTGCTGCGCGGCACGCGCTGGCACAGCTGGATGGGGCGGCTCACGGCCCTCGATGTTGTCGTCGCGGGCGTGACGGCAATCCCCGTGGCGCTGGAAGCACCGGTGACGCCCGTCTCCGCCGCGGGCTTCGCCACGCAAGGCCTGGTGTGGATGGCGCTCTGTGCCGCCGGCATCTGGCAGATCCGCCGCGGCAACACCGATGCCCACCGCCGCGCCATGCTGCTGATGGCCGCCGTCACCTCCGGCGCCATGTTCTTCCGCATCTGCCTCGCCCTCTGGGCGATTTTCGGGTGGCGAGCCGGCTTCAAGACCTTCTACGCCTGCGACGCCTGGGTGGCATGGGGCCTGCCGCTTCTGGTGATGCTCTGGCTGACGCGCCCCTCGACAGGCAGGCGCTCTCCGGCAATAAGCACGGCGCGCGCGCAATGA
- a CDS encoding SDR family oxidoreductase — translation MRFEQKVAIVTGGGGGIGSAIAKRLAAEGAIVIVTDSNLDGASEVARAIAASGGKAESLQADIAQAEACRRLAAEVVKRHGRVDILINNAGVMRRGNIMDISEDDWNITFAVNIDAMFHLCRAVIPGMIAQGGGAIVNTASQWGLHPAPNHIAYNVSKAAVASFTQNLGRDCAPHKIRVNAVCPGEIHTPMLESGVKRSGRTMADLDKLVPFGRVGKPEEVAALVAFLASEEAPFMCGSLVEITGAQAVA, via the coding sequence ATGCGGTTTGAACAGAAGGTTGCCATCGTCACAGGCGGTGGCGGCGGCATCGGCAGCGCCATTGCCAAACGGCTGGCAGCGGAAGGGGCCATCGTCATCGTGACGGACTCCAACCTGGACGGTGCATCAGAGGTGGCACGTGCCATCGCCGCATCCGGTGGCAAGGCGGAGAGCCTGCAGGCCGACATTGCACAGGCGGAGGCGTGCCGCCGCCTCGCCGCTGAGGTGGTCAAGCGCCATGGCCGCGTCGACATTCTCATCAACAATGCAGGCGTCATGCGCCGTGGCAACATCATGGATATTTCGGAGGATGACTGGAACATCACCTTCGCGGTGAACATCGACGCCATGTTCCATCTCTGCCGTGCGGTCATTCCCGGCATGATCGCCCAAGGCGGTGGCGCCATCGTCAACACCGCTTCGCAGTGGGGCCTTCACCCTGCCCCCAACCACATTGCCTACAACGTGAGCAAGGCCGCAGTAGCATCGTTCACACAGAACCTCGGACGCGATTGTGCGCCTCACAAGATCCGCGTGAATGCCGTCTGCCCCGGAGAAATCCACACACCCATGCTGGAATCCGGCGTGAAGCGTTCGGGCCGCACCATGGCCGACCTCGACAAGCTCGTGCCATTCGGCCGGGTGGGAAAACCGGAAGAAGTCGCCGCCCTCGTCGCCTTCCTCGCCAGCGAAGAAGCGCCGTTCATGTGCGGATCACTGGTGGAAATCACAGGTGCACAAGCGGTGGCGTGA
- a CDS encoding SDR family oxidoreductase — protein sequence MTLAGQNILVTGGSRGIGAAIVEAVAREGASPIIHYGRDLDAAEALLKRVGQGWCIGADFTSPAAPGRLFEDAVQRAGRIHGVVNNAGIRSVVEITASDAEWHAGWARDVQVNLLAAADIARAAVLHFRQHGGGRIIHMASRAGQRGYSAECIPYGATKAALLNLSKSLARSFGREGVVSIAIAPGWVRTDMAEDFVAAHGLAAAVADIPTGKMAEPAEVADLVAFALRASQSSLNGATLDLNGGSYIR from the coding sequence ATGACTCTCGCCGGGCAGAACATTCTGGTGACGGGTGGCTCGCGCGGCATCGGTGCGGCGATTGTGGAGGCGGTTGCCCGCGAGGGCGCCAGCCCCATCATTCACTACGGCCGTGACCTCGATGCCGCAGAGGCTCTGCTGAAGCGCGTCGGCCAAGGCTGGTGCATCGGCGCGGATTTCACTTCGCCTGCCGCACCGGGACGCTTGTTTGAAGACGCCGTTCAGCGCGCGGGCCGAATCCACGGTGTCGTCAACAATGCGGGCATCCGCAGCGTGGTCGAGATCACCGCAAGCGATGCAGAGTGGCACGCGGGCTGGGCGCGGGATGTGCAGGTGAACCTGCTGGCCGCCGCCGATATCGCGCGCGCCGCCGTGCTGCATTTCCGTCAGCATGGCGGCGGCCGCATCATCCACATGGCGAGCCGCGCCGGGCAGCGGGGCTATTCGGCGGAGTGCATTCCGTATGGCGCCACCAAGGCTGCCCTTCTCAATCTTTCGAAATCGCTGGCGCGCAGCTTCGGGCGGGAAGGTGTTGTCTCGATCGCCATCGCGCCGGGCTGGGTGCGCACCGACATGGCCGAGGACTTCGTGGCGGCACACGGGCTTGCGGCAGCGGTGGCAGACATTCCGACGGGCAAGATGGCCGAGCCTGCCGAGGTGGCAGACCTGGTCGCCTTCGCCTTGCGCGCTTCGCAATCATCACTCAACGGTGCCACACTCGACTTGAATGGCGGCAGCTACATCAGATGA
- a CDS encoding proline racemase family protein, which produces MWKHSLDILQVHCQGEIGKVIVGGAPPIPGATLLEQMNHINTVDDSLRRFVTFEPRAHVAMSMNLLVPPLHPDADAGFIVLQADRAHPMSGSNCICVVTALLETGRVKMREPETVVRIDTPAGLITARARCKDGRCLSVSLDNVPCFVEAQDQMIRTPRWGTIIADIAFGGVFYALVDAKQVGLEITPANARDLAEAGIELKAHIAKQVSVAHPAIPALNDVAYVMFRQGEADGALRTCTTLKPGRVDRSPCGTGSSANLAVAHARGEIRIGDKRTSRSIIGGEFVAEAIGETTVGNRKAVLPRITGQAWIYGREELRMDAGDPFPRGFALSDSWGSQVGELG; this is translated from the coding sequence ATGTGGAAGCACAGCCTCGATATCCTTCAGGTCCATTGCCAGGGCGAGATCGGCAAGGTGATCGTGGGTGGCGCGCCGCCTATTCCAGGGGCCACGCTGCTGGAGCAGATGAACCACATCAACACCGTGGATGACAGCCTGCGCCGCTTCGTCACCTTTGAGCCGCGCGCCCATGTGGCCATGTCGATGAACCTGCTGGTGCCGCCGTTACATCCGGACGCCGATGCAGGTTTCATCGTGCTGCAGGCGGACCGCGCGCACCCCATGTCGGGCAGCAACTGCATCTGCGTGGTGACAGCGCTTCTGGAGACGGGGCGCGTGAAGATGCGCGAACCCGAAACAGTGGTGCGCATCGACACGCCCGCCGGATTGATCACGGCACGCGCCCGCTGCAAGGACGGCCGCTGCCTTTCCGTCAGCCTCGACAATGTGCCGTGCTTCGTGGAAGCGCAGGACCAGATGATCCGCACGCCGCGCTGGGGCACCATCATTGCCGACATTGCCTTTGGCGGCGTGTTCTATGCCCTCGTGGATGCCAAGCAGGTGGGCCTCGAAATCACGCCCGCCAACGCGCGCGATCTTGCCGAGGCGGGAATCGAACTGAAGGCGCACATCGCAAAACAGGTCAGCGTCGCACACCCCGCCATCCCCGCACTCAACGACGTGGCCTATGTGATGTTTCGACAGGGGGAGGCGGATGGAGCGCTCCGCACCTGCACCACGCTGAAGCCGGGCCGGGTGGATCGCAGCCCCTGCGGCACCGGCAGTTCCGCCAACCTCGCGGTGGCCCATGCCCGCGGCGAAATCAGGATCGGCGACAAGCGCACCTCGCGCTCCATCATCGGCGGCGAATTCGTGGCCGAGGCGATCGGCGAGACCACAGTGGGAAACCGCAAGGCGGTGTTGCCACGCATCACGGGGCAAGCCTGGATCTATGGCCGCGAAGAATTGCGCATGGATGCCGGAGACCCCTTCCCGCGCGGCTTCGCACTCTCCGACAGTTGGGGGTCGCAAGTGGGAGAACTGGGCTGA
- a CDS encoding FAD-binding oxidoreductase produces MDTVVIGGGIIGTTLAYTLQKRGRKVVLLERDTPGMGASFGNMASIAVTEFMPASRPSVWKQIPGWMLDPEGPVTVRPAYMPKLLPWFLRFIAASRPGKLRDLEAQGAALCARVYDDLLPLLRETGLEGELTDEGCLSLYTDEDEFRADKDHIDILERFHFPHEVLGRQAIKALEPELSDKIGMAVLFPQNRSMRDPYRLVLRLADAFTGLGGKIMQGETVGFTRGEAISEVCLKDGRRLACDTAVVCAGAYTAALAKILGEPIPLETERGYHTQIMSPGITMKHSIIWPARAFMVTPTAGGIRVGGTVEMAGLHAAPDYRRSKITVKRAREALPNLRCENFTEWMGHRPAFPDTIPVMSASAKTRGVFYATGHGHLGLTYAATTARLMADLITGAKPPIDMTPYRVNRF; encoded by the coding sequence ATGGACACGGTTGTCATCGGCGGCGGCATCATCGGCACCACGTTGGCCTACACGTTGCAGAAACGCGGGCGAAAGGTGGTGTTGCTGGAGCGGGATACGCCCGGCATGGGCGCGTCCTTCGGCAACATGGCGTCTATCGCCGTGACCGAATTCATGCCCGCCTCGCGACCTTCCGTGTGGAAGCAGATTCCCGGCTGGATGCTCGACCCCGAAGGCCCCGTGACGGTGCGCCCCGCTTACATGCCGAAACTGCTGCCGTGGTTCCTCCGCTTCATCGCCGCGTCGCGTCCGGGCAAACTGCGTGACCTTGAGGCGCAAGGTGCCGCCCTTTGCGCCCGCGTCTACGACGATTTGCTGCCGCTGCTGCGCGAGACGGGCCTTGAGGGCGAACTCACCGACGAGGGTTGCCTCTCGCTCTACACCGACGAAGACGAATTTCGCGCCGACAAGGATCACATCGATATCCTTGAGCGCTTCCACTTCCCTCACGAGGTGCTGGGGCGGCAGGCGATCAAGGCACTGGAGCCGGAACTCTCGGACAAGATCGGCATGGCCGTGCTGTTCCCGCAGAACCGCTCCATGCGCGATCCGTATCGCCTTGTGCTCCGTCTCGCTGATGCCTTCACCGGACTGGGTGGCAAGATCATGCAGGGCGAAACGGTTGGCTTCACACGGGGCGAGGCCATCTCCGAGGTCTGCCTCAAAGATGGCCGCCGCCTGGCCTGCGATACGGCCGTGGTGTGCGCCGGAGCCTACACGGCGGCGTTGGCGAAAATTCTCGGCGAACCCATCCCGCTGGAAACCGAGCGCGGCTACCACACGCAGATCATGTCGCCCGGCATCACGATGAAGCACTCGATCATCTGGCCTGCGCGCGCCTTCATGGTGACACCCACGGCAGGCGGCATTCGCGTGGGCGGCACGGTGGAAATGGCGGGGCTACATGCTGCGCCCGACTACCGGCGCTCGAAGATCACCGTGAAGCGCGCCCGCGAGGCGCTGCCCAATCTCCGCTGCGAGAACTTCACGGAATGGATGGGGCACCGGCCAGCGTTTCCCGACACGATCCCGGTCATGTCGGCCTCGGCGAAGACACGCGGCGTGTTCTATGCCACCGGTCACGGCCATCTCGGCCTCACCTATGCGGCCACCACAGCGCGGCTGATGGCGGACCTGATCACCGGCGCGAAGCCACCCATCGACATGACGCCCTATCGCGTCAACCGCTTCTGA
- the dapA gene encoding 4-hydroxy-tetrahydrodipicolinate synthase: MQLSGVLPALITPFTSGGGIDFKAFEKHMEHLRAAGVSGWVPNGSTGEYFSQSTEERRDVLQFVKDQAKPGELLIAGSNAPATREVIQQTEMAKKIGYDTVLLAPPFYTRPTQQELIRHYEAVLKAVDVNIILYSYPAKDGSDISFDLMDHFADNPRVIGIKESSGSLQRAIDIASRYEGKIQLVSGSDDIALDFMFWGADSWICGPSNCMAKACCDLDRTFRSGDLAKAKSLMKTLYRAMNILESGKFVQKIKYGCELQGLPVGECRAPLGPLTDDEKSEFRAAMEPILNWE; this comes from the coding sequence CTGCAACTGTCCGGGGTCCTGCCCGCCCTCATCACGCCTTTCACCAGCGGAGGCGGCATTGATTTCAAGGCGTTTGAGAAACACATGGAGCACCTGCGCGCCGCTGGTGTGAGCGGCTGGGTTCCGAACGGTTCGACGGGCGAATATTTCTCGCAGTCCACGGAAGAGCGCCGTGACGTTCTGCAATTCGTGAAGGACCAGGCCAAGCCCGGTGAACTGCTGATCGCCGGCAGCAATGCACCGGCCACCCGCGAAGTCATCCAGCAGACGGAAATGGCGAAGAAGATCGGCTACGACACCGTGCTCCTCGCGCCTCCCTTCTACACAAGGCCCACCCAGCAGGAACTGATCAGGCACTATGAGGCCGTGCTGAAGGCGGTCGACGTCAACATCATCCTCTACAGCTATCCTGCGAAGGATGGTTCCGACATCAGCTTCGACCTGATGGACCATTTTGCCGACAATCCGCGGGTCATCGGCATCAAGGAAAGCTCGGGCTCGCTGCAGCGGGCGATCGACATTGCCAGCCGGTACGAGGGCAAGATCCAGCTTGTCTCGGGCTCGGACGACATTGCGCTCGACTTCATGTTCTGGGGCGCGGACAGCTGGATCTGCGGACCATCGAACTGCATGGCCAAGGCCTGCTGCGACCTCGACCGCACGTTCCGGTCCGGCGACCTGGCGAAGGCCAAGTCCCTGATGAAGACACTCTATCGCGCCATGAACATTCTCGAATCCGGGAAGTTCGTGCAGAAGATCAAATACGGCTGCGAATTGCAGGGCCTGCCCGTCGGAGAATGCCGCGCCCCGCTCGGCCCCCTCACCGATGACGAGAAGTCCGAATTCCGCGCCGCCATGGAACCCATTCTGAACTGGGAATGA
- a CDS encoding GntR family transcriptional regulator codes for MATGTGVAKAGRKPVRQRATVAPAQAARTVARAGRTAGWTGVYDVLRRDILSLALAPGELLDEMSLSRRFGFSRSPIREALIRLAGDGLVVTLQNRTTIVAPVDIARFPSYVDALDVAQRVNTRLAAELRTDADLRAIETEQKAFIAAVASKDHLAMSETNKNFHMAIARAGKNAYMAAFYERLLDEGRRLLHLHFDYIERTRDGRLLTDEHEEMIEAIRARDVSLADRLAHAHSRQFRDNFLEFLKANYSAPIDFGAERP; via the coding sequence ATGGCAACAGGAACAGGCGTGGCAAAAGCAGGACGAAAGCCGGTCCGGCAGCGCGCAACGGTGGCACCGGCCCAGGCCGCCCGGACGGTTGCCCGGGCGGGGCGAACCGCAGGTTGGACCGGCGTTTACGACGTGCTGCGCCGTGACATTCTTTCGTTGGCCCTGGCGCCGGGGGAACTGCTCGACGAGATGAGCCTGTCACGCCGCTTCGGCTTCTCGCGCTCGCCCATCCGCGAGGCGCTGATCCGGCTGGCAGGAGATGGCCTTGTCGTCACGCTGCAGAACCGCACCACCATCGTCGCACCCGTCGATATTGCGCGCTTTCCCAGTTACGTGGACGCCCTCGACGTCGCCCAGCGCGTCAACACCAGGCTCGCGGCGGAACTGCGCACCGACGCCGACCTCCGCGCCATTGAAACCGAGCAGAAGGCGTTCATTGCCGCCGTGGCCAGCAAGGATCACCTCGCCATGTCGGAGACCAACAAGAATTTCCACATGGCCATCGCCCGGGCGGGGAAGAACGCCTACATGGCGGCGTTCTACGAACGCCTGCTCGATGAAGGGCGCCGCCTGCTGCACCTGCACTTCGACTACATCGAGCGCACCCGCGACGGCAGGCTGCTGACCGACGAACATGAAGAGATGATCGAGGCCATCCGCGCCCGTGACGTGAGCCTTGCGGACCGCCTGGCCCACGCACACTCCCGCCAGTTCCGCGACAACTTCCTGGAGTTTCTCAAGGCCAATTACAGCGCGCCTATCGACTTCGGCGCCGAAAGGCCGTGA
- a CDS encoding DUF1134 domain-containing protein: MNLTRRRFAALAAATLVTPVVAPAVQAQTTNIVSRPRQHETYTTEELVTRGHQFFGKTSRGVGQAIEFVFQNQGEPSAYIVGEEAAGAFVGGLRYGEGTIYYKNGTEQKIFWQGPSLGFDFGGNGSRTMTLVYNSSSPDDLYERFGGVEGAAYLIGGLGVNFQQKDNIILAPIRTGVGARLGANVGYLKYSPKPRWNPF, translated from the coding sequence ATGAACCTCACCCGCCGCCGCTTTGCCGCCCTCGCCGCCGCCACGTTGGTCACACCCGTCGTGGCCCCGGCCGTCCAGGCCCAGACCACCAACATTGTGTCGCGGCCCCGCCAGCACGAGACCTACACGACGGAAGAGCTTGTCACCCGTGGCCATCAGTTCTTTGGCAAGACAAGCCGTGGCGTGGGCCAGGCCATCGAGTTCGTGTTCCAGAACCAGGGTGAGCCGTCGGCCTATATTGTCGGTGAAGAAGCGGCTGGCGCCTTTGTCGGCGGCCTGCGCTATGGCGAAGGCACCATCTATTACAAGAACGGCACCGAGCAGAAAATCTTCTGGCAGGGTCCGTCGCTGGGCTTTGATTTCGGCGGCAACGGCTCGCGCACCATGACGCTGGTCTACAACTCGTCCTCGCCGGACGACCTTTACGAGCGCTTCGGCGGCGTGGAAGGTGCGGCCTACCTGATCGGCGGGCTGGGTGTGAACTTCCAGCAGAAGGACAACATCATCCTGGCGCCGATCCGCACGGGCGTGGGGGCGCGGCTGGGCGCCAATGTGGGCTATCTCAAGTATTCGCCCAAGCCCCGCTGGAACCCCTTCTGA